The following coding sequences lie in one Myxococcales bacterium genomic window:
- a CDS encoding GNAT family N-acetyltransferase encodes MDAEEESPVLLQTERLVLTLLPPSAAKRVLGFQADNRAHLSGWSPPFPPGYFNEEYWIWRLDQNRAEYLEDRSCRLQITSADQPDGPVIGQISFTQYSRGPHQSCNLGYSIDHRHQGRGLMKEGLTAALELAFGRLAFHRVAANYMPTNERSGRLLRSLGFVVEGYARDYLYLAGAWRDHVLTSLHNPDPSPPGVRAFATPGVQR; translated from the coding sequence ATGGACGCCGAAGAAGAGTCGCCGGTTCTGCTTCAGACCGAGCGTCTGGTGCTCACGCTTCTTCCGCCGTCGGCGGCCAAACGTGTGCTCGGTTTCCAGGCCGACAATCGCGCGCACCTGTCAGGCTGGTCTCCGCCGTTTCCTCCCGGCTACTTCAACGAAGAGTACTGGATCTGGCGGCTCGATCAGAACCGAGCCGAGTACTTGGAGGATCGGTCGTGTCGGCTGCAAATCACGAGCGCCGATCAACCCGACGGTCCCGTCATCGGGCAGATCAGCTTCACTCAGTACTCGCGCGGTCCGCACCAGAGCTGCAACCTCGGCTACAGCATCGATCATCGCCATCAGGGACGCGGGCTGATGAAAGAAGGACTCACCGCTGCCCTCGAGCTCGCGTTCGGGCGGTTGGCTTTCCACCGTGTCGCCGCCAACTACATGCCAACCAACGAGCGCTCCGGCAGGTTGCTACGTAGTCTGGGCTTCGTCGTCGAGGGGTACGCGCGCGACTACCTCTACCTGGCCGGTGCCTGGCGTGACCACGTGCTCACGTCCTTGCACAACCCCGATCCGTCGCCGCCGGGAGTGCGGGCCTTCGCGACGCCGGGCGTTCAGCGCTGA